The sequence AGCATGCCTTCAGCCCATTGCCTTCACTTGATTTTCAACAAGTTTTGAAAAGCATGTCAAGCTCAAACAAGGTTATAAGAACTATGTAAAGAGAAAACACATACATTGTTGAACTTTCTTCAATTGTTGATGAGGCCTTCAAAAACTGTTGCCATCTTATGTCTTTCAAAGATTATGAAAACCCTAAGAGGCATCAACAAAGTTGTGCAAACCTTGTTGATAACCAACAAAGGTTTCAAAACCTCCTCCAAACTCTAATAAACATTAAAATTGGATGAACTTTAAGAGATATAAAAAGTTACCATGTGGGAAACCATCAAAAGTTTTAAAACCTTTCCAATTCACTAAAGCACAATAACTCgaacatttttaaaattgaaatgatAAAGGTAGGAAACCTATGTTAAGCCCAAACAAAGAGTTTCCAAACCTTTGGGAAATGTTGACAACAAAAGGACTTATATGAATTTTGGCAAAACAAAGAGGTTATAAAACCTTCATTAGATTCCGACAAGGTTGACAAAACCTTTTTGACTTCTAACAAAGGTTTTAGAATCTTAAGAAAGATCAATGAACAATAAAACactttgtaaattttttattttatttttgttactTAGATAACTGACTTAAATTAAAATAGAAGGCAATGTAAGAAAAAAGAACGACATAAAAAAGTCCTTGTACCTTATCTCTAACAGATTATCAATCATAGACTAATAAAAACTCATACATGAAGGGACTCGTAAAAAATAGCATAAAAAATGAGTCCAGGAGACCCAGCAGTAAGATTTGAGATATGTTGCATATAGAGTTAAGTAGTTTTAAGATAAAACTAGCACACAGTTTTTTTAGTAGATAAGAAGATGCCCTTCCAAAGCAAAATGAATGGGCAACTGATGACAACAAAACATTAGAAACCCCACTGACTAAACGATTGAAACTTCCAAAGAAACTTATTTTTTCCAATGGTTATCACAACTCTTTCTAAAAGATTCCAAACCATCAACCTGCCATGTCTAAAATCATACCAAATGAACTAGTCAACAATAAAAATTTGCAGCAATGATGGTAATGATCAAGGCGGCCAAAATTGTGAAGCATATACCTTGCATGCTATCAATTAATTTTATAAGTTCAACGTCAGCTATACACATCTACTGCAACCTACTTCCAACATTAAACAATTATAATTAGCTGCATATTCTTTGGCAAATGTCTGTATTAAAGTACAGTTATTATAGTTGTGACTCACATCATGAATAGAAATTCATTTACAGTCCATATTTGTTTATTGAAGTAAACCTTTTATTTGAGTACAGATCCAAATCAATCGGCTTTGGTAGGCTTGGGAGGGGGTGAGATCCTTGTTCGATCATGCTAATGCGGCATCAATTCTGGCTTGTAATAATGTATATGTAGTACGTTTTATTAAATTGAAAAAACCCGAATCTATTATTTTTTAGTTCTCTAAGTAATCTATGCTCTCACATTAACTTTTTTAATTTTACAAACTTGTGGCTTTGGTGTTTAGATGCATTTTAATTTTCTTTGTTTATTCAAAGCGGTATTATACCACATAACCTATTTTAAGTTTCTATATGATGATTAATTTTAGAAAAATTTGAGTAGTTATCATTGAGAATAATATATATGTACAGAATAGaaaatatatgtgtgtgagagaacATGTAATCAGATGTACAGAATAGAAAATTTGTAATAATGATGAGATAAAGTAATATATAGAAGTACTACAACATGATTAAATCAAACGTATTCTTTATCTGTTTTGAATGAAATACAAAATTGAAACATAGATAAATTATTCTATTGATTGACTCGAGAGACTAAAGAGTTTTCTGATGAAATGATCAAGAAACAGATTAACTGATAAAGAACTAATTACAATTGTCTGCTTATATAAAGATCATAAAAATCATGCAAACTTATTATACAAAACTTGCATTATTAGAAATAAAACAGAAAattaaaactaaaaaactaaaaacacaaaaaaaagttACTAGATATTCTAATATGTTAATAAAAACGTatatatttttagatttaaattatgTAAAAAATTTATTCCATCgaatttttgaattatattctctgACCAGAAAAAGATAGCAAGAAATcagaaaatataatatatattgaaaaaaaaaatttacataatCTAATATAAAAATATCATGAACTGCAGAAATCTCAtaaacaaatcaaatcaacaaatccctTCCTCCTCCTCAACGCTTCAACTTGCAATTTGTATAACTAATAATGATACTGGTGTTGGCCTCCAGCTTGTCCACGAGCAGATCACAACGCACATGAAAAGTAATCTTCATTGTTTTCAGTTTCCCAAACTTGACTTTCACGGGAACATCCACCTTCAAAAGCAGAGGAATCTTTCCGTCCTTCCCCTGAGTACTCAACGACGAAACGACTTCACTGGTGATCTGCACATTAGTCCCGGTAAGAACAACGTTCAAATCACTAGTATTTTTGTGCCCCTGGTAAAACGCCGGTAGAGAGCCCCTGGAAAGCTCTGTGTCGGAGTAGAAAACCGCAAGATAGCTGTCATCTAAGTAATATATGCCGATCTTTTTGTTCGGATTCCTCGCCTGCACTCCCACCACAAACTGCGACGAAACGGTATCATCTGTGCCGACGGCGAAACTCGTGATCTGAATTTTGTTGACGGAATATTTGGGTATCCCGGGCTGGAAAACGGCGTAGAGAACTCCGGCTGCTATGGCAATGGCTACGATAAAGATCAGCAGGAGGCAAAATGTCCAGACGAGGCAGCGACAGCAGATATTGCG is a genomic window of Cryptomeria japonica chromosome 7, Sugi_1.0, whole genome shotgun sequence containing:
- the LOC131076367 gene encoding NDR1/HIN1-like protein 6, whose amino-acid sequence is MADPERIYPANEVVEKAAKARKYPASSVPLAPRSSLVSEKGDPGRNPGRIVNMQHPKEQVIPQRNTPRYYSRPPKRRRNICCRCLVWTFCLLLIFIVAIAIAAGVLYAVFQPGIPKYSVNKIQITSFAVGTDDTVSSQFVVGVQARNPNKKIGIYYLDDSYLAVFYSDTELSRGSLPAFYQGHKNTSDLNVVLTGTNVQITSEVVSSLSTQGKDGKIPLLLKVDVPVKVKFGKLKTMKITFHVRCDLLVDKLEANTSIIISYTNCKLKR